A region from the Drosophila ananassae strain 14024-0371.13 chromosome 2L, ASM1763931v2, whole genome shotgun sequence genome encodes:
- the LOC6499514 gene encoding uncharacterized protein LOC6499514, protein MKQAQCRKPMNGFRVPPIDGGEEGDDSADSSSSASTVRLLRIPRAAPSIEHYGFHLTRTKWDPYPWVCEVAAGTPAALCGLRTGDCVLEVNGHDVLGLRVAEIAKIVKSQKDAVTILCWNSGCEKDCDKNSICCAPMPTSLRRLSLVLESILRLVECPVCNITIAPPAMQCQNGHLLCVDCRIRSERCPVCRDFYTPRRALLAEQIHLTVANAFEMCRSEDKLRHKLFSGITRPAHGQLQHQNQQQQQVAAGQDTWRKRKPVLPTNKFLTKLLEGRAYSLDNLSPSNAATLLRTSSTDGLGVSSRETMPSVSPDISPLTEGQPRAATTIHSTHDGRGPEHLSLSTNDLQRTTAGVKPNEDDGEESKSDRSHNSVASSTASAASATSTPSTVCQPRPLSDSLLFVGKSRPVNESPRDIPPVGQVGDLPQLKQVVQTKPAASLLYRCPCQLEHQDHQKEQPDLHQNCCYKSAFRLL, encoded by the exons ATGAAGCAAGCCCAGTGTCGAAAACCAATGAACGGATTTCGGGTACCGCCTATCGATGGCGGAGAAGAAGGTGATGATAGTGCCGATTCCAGCTCATCTGCTTCCACCGTGCGGTTATTGAGGATTCCCCGTGCCGCCCCCAGTATCGAGCACTACGGATTTCATCTGACCCGCACCAAGTGGGACCCCTATCCTTGG GTATGCGAGGTGGCAGCTGGCACCCCGGCGGCGCTTTGCGGCCTCAGAACCGGCGACTGTGTTCTGGAG GTCAACGGGCACGATGTCTTGGGTTTACGAGTGGCTGAAATCGCCAAAATTGTGAAAAGCCAAAAGGACGCAGTTACTATTCTCTGTTGGAACAGTGGCTGCGAAAAGGACTGTGATAAAAAT agCATTTGCTGTGCACCCATGCCCACGAGTCTGCGACGCCTCTCCCTCGTCCTGGAGAGCATCCTGCGACTGGTGGAGTGCCCCGTGTGCAACATCACCATCGCTCCGCCGGCAATGCAATGTCAAAACGGACACCTGCTCTGCGTGGATTGCCGCATACGCTCCGAGCGCTGTCCTGTCTGCCGCGATTTCTACACACCCCGCCGCGCCCTGCTGGCCGAGCAGATCCACCTGACCGTCGCCAACGCCTTCGAGATGTGTCGCTCGGAGGATAAGCTGCGCCACAAACTTTTTTCGGGGATCACACGCCCTGCCCACGGGCAACTGCAGCATCAgaatcagcagcaacagcaggtgGCAGCTGGACAGGACACCTGGCGGAAACGGAAGCCGGTGCTGCCCACAAACAAGTTCCTAACCAAGCTCCTAGAGGGACGGGCCTACTCGCTGGACAATCTCTCGCCCTCGAATGCCGCCACTTtactccgcaccagctcgacgGATGGCTTGGGGGTGTCGTCGCGTGAAACGATGCCATCAGTTTCCCCGGACATATCGCCTCTGACAGAAGGACAGCCgagagcggcaacaacaataCATTCCACACATGACGGAAGGGGGCCAGAGCATCTTTCACTCTCGACGAATGATTTACAGCGGACGACGGCGGGAGTTAAGCCAAACGAGGACGATGGCGAGGAATCGAAATCGGACAGAAGCCACAACTCAGTCGCATCCTCGACTGCATCTGCCGCATCTGCAACATCTACACCATCCACCGTCTgccagccacgcccactctCGGATAGCCTGCTCTTTGTTGGCAAAAGCCGGCCCGTCAATGAATCTCCCCGGGACATACCTCCTGTCGGCCAAGTTGGGGATTTGCCGCAACTGAAGCAGGTTGTCCAAACTAAGCCGGCCGCCTCGCTGCTCTACCGATGTCCCTGTCAACTGGAGCACCAGGATCATCAAAAGGAGCAGCCGGACCTGCACCAGAACTGCTGCTATAAATCCGCTTTCCGTTTGCTTTGA